A stretch of Flavobacterium sp. N1994 DNA encodes these proteins:
- a CDS encoding four helix bundle protein, translated as MSDNVIKSKSFSFALRIVKLYQFLSVEKKEFILSKQLLRSGTAIGALVCEAKHAESKPDFIHKLAIAQKEANETDYWLQLLFQSEYLNEIQFQSLKSDIVEINKILASIIVTTKQSMKK; from the coding sequence ATGAGTGATAATGTCATAAAAAGTAAGTCTTTTAGTTTTGCATTGAGAATAGTAAAATTATATCAGTTTTTAAGTGTAGAAAAAAAAGAATTTATCCTCAGTAAACAATTACTACGAAGCGGAACGGCAATTGGAGCTTTAGTTTGTGAAGCAAAACATGCAGAGAGTAAACCAGATTTTATACATAAATTAGCAATTGCGCAAAAGGAAGCCAACGAAACTGATTATTGGTTACAGTTATTATTCCAATCGGAATATTTGAATGAAATTCAATTTCAATCGTTAAAGTCTGATATTGTTGAAATCAATAAAATTTTAGCATCAATAATAGTAACAACCAAACAAAGTATGAAAAAATAA
- the dtd gene encoding D-aminoacyl-tRNA deacylase, producing the protein MKAVIQRVSQASVTIEGLKVADIQKGVLVLIGVEDADSKEDIDWLTAKIANLRIFGDENEVMNLSLKDVGGEMIIVSQFTLQASTKKGNRPSYLKAARPEVAIPLYESFIQQMETEIGKKVQTGKFGADMKVALLNDGPVTIIMDTKNRE; encoded by the coding sequence ATGAAGGCAGTAATTCAAAGAGTTTCTCAAGCCTCTGTTACTATTGAAGGTCTCAAAGTAGCCGATATTCAAAAAGGAGTATTGGTTTTAATTGGTGTTGAGGATGCTGACAGTAAAGAAGACATAGATTGGCTTACCGCCAAAATAGCTAACCTGAGAATTTTTGGTGATGAAAATGAAGTGATGAATTTGTCTCTCAAAGATGTAGGTGGAGAAATGATTATTGTTAGTCAGTTTACCTTACAAGCTTCTACCAAAAAAGGCAATCGCCCATCCTATCTTAAAGCTGCGAGACCTGAGGTTGCCATTCCATTATATGAGTCCTTTATTCAACAAATGGAAACCGAAATAGGCAAAAAAGTACAAACCGGAAAATTTGGTGCCGACATGAAAGTAGCGCTTTTAAATGATGGGCCAGTTACTATAATTATGGATACAAAGAACAGAGAATAA
- a CDS encoding nucleotide pyrophosphohydrolase has product MDLKNSQLEVDNWIKNHGVRYFNELTNMAQLTEEVGEVARIIARRYGEQSEKESDKNKDLGEELADVVFVVLCLANQTGIDLQAAFDKKMDLKTNRDHDRHHNNDKLK; this is encoded by the coding sequence ATGGACTTAAAAAATTCCCAACTAGAAGTTGATAACTGGATAAAAAACCACGGCGTTCGTTATTTTAACGAACTTACAAATATGGCACAACTTACTGAAGAAGTAGGGGAAGTAGCCCGAATCATAGCCCGTCGTTATGGCGAACAATCAGAAAAAGAAAGTGATAAAAACAAAGATCTTGGCGAAGAATTAGCCGATGTTGTTTTTGTGGTTTTATGTTTGGCCAACCAAACAGGAATCGATTTGCAAGCCGCCTTTGATAAAAAAATGGATTTAAAAACCAATCGCGACCACGACCGCCATCATAATAACGATAAACTAAAGTAA
- the aroA gene encoding 3-phosphoshikimate 1-carboxyvinyltransferase, whose amino-acid sequence MNLLLKSSIVNPNAAISITGSKSETNRLLVLQALYPNLTLENTSNSDDSEVMTKALQSNDAVIDIHHAGTAMRFLTAYFAIQEDREVVLTGSSRMKERPIKILVDALRQLGAEISYEENDGFPPIRIKGKKLTQNKVSLAANVSSQYISALLLIAPKLENGIELTLEGEITSVPYIKMTLSLLNEIGVETSFENNKIEVQPQFVIRNSKFVIESDWSSASYYYSIIALSEIGTEITLSSYKINSLQGDSVLATIYNEFGVETTFQENTILLKKVKQSSFTIHHSPLNNSPDIAQTIAVTCFGLGIGCHLTGLHTLKIKETDRLQALKNELEKLGALVTISDDSLTLQPTDSILSNIKIKTYQDHRMAMAFAPLALKVPILIEEAEVVSKSYPTFWEDLKSIGFTIKEE is encoded by the coding sequence ATGAACTTACTTCTAAAATCTTCAATCGTTAATCCTAATGCAGCAATTTCAATCACCGGAAGTAAATCGGAGACGAATAGATTATTGGTGCTTCAAGCGTTATATCCAAATCTTACACTAGAAAACACTTCCAATTCTGATGATTCAGAAGTGATGACCAAAGCTTTACAAAGTAATGATGCTGTTATAGACATTCATCATGCAGGAACCGCTATGCGATTTCTAACAGCTTATTTTGCTATTCAAGAAGATAGAGAAGTGGTTTTAACAGGTTCTTCCCGTATGAAAGAAAGACCCATTAAAATACTAGTAGATGCTTTACGTCAACTTGGAGCTGAAATCAGTTATGAAGAAAATGATGGCTTCCCACCCATAAGAATCAAAGGCAAAAAACTAACACAAAACAAAGTGTCATTAGCGGCCAATGTTAGCAGTCAATACATTTCAGCACTTTTACTCATCGCACCCAAATTAGAAAACGGCATTGAACTTACTTTAGAAGGAGAAATCACTTCTGTACCGTATATCAAAATGACTTTGTCTTTACTCAATGAAATTGGAGTTGAAACTTCATTTGAAAATAATAAAATTGAAGTGCAACCACAATTCGTAATTCGTAATTCTAAATTCGTAATTGAAAGTGATTGGTCTTCCGCATCCTATTATTATTCAATCATTGCATTATCCGAAATAGGAACCGAAATAACGCTTTCTAGTTATAAGATAAACAGCTTGCAAGGCGATAGCGTCTTAGCAACAATTTATAATGAATTTGGAGTGGAAACTACATTTCAGGAAAATACTATCCTTCTGAAAAAAGTAAAACAGTCATCATTCACCATTCACCATTCACCATTAAATAATTCTCCAGACATAGCCCAAACCATTGCTGTAACTTGTTTTGGATTAGGAATAGGTTGTCATTTGACAGGTTTGCACACCCTCAAAATTAAAGAAACAGATAGACTGCAAGCGTTGAAAAATGAATTAGAAAAGTTAGGAGCTCTAGTTACTATTTCTGATGATAGCTTGACTTTACAACCAACAGATAGCATTCTTTCTAATATAAAAATCAAAACTTACCAAGATCACCGTATGGCTATGGCTTTTGCTCCATTAGCATTAAAAGTTCCAATCCTAATAGAAGAAGCCGAAGTAGTTTCTAAATCTTACCCAACGTTTTGGGAAGATTTAAAAAGTATTGGGTTTACAATAAAAGAAGAATAA
- the queA gene encoding tRNA preQ1(34) S-adenosylmethionine ribosyltransferase-isomerase QueA: MKLSHFQFNLPAELLAEFPAENRDEARLMVVNRKTKTIEHKEFKDIIDYFDDGDVMILNNTKVFPARMYGNKEKTGARIEVFLLRELNAEQRLWDVLVDPARKIRIGNKLYFGDDDSLVAEVIDNTTSRGRTLRFLYDGSYDEFRRKLTELGETPIPKYINREVTEEDAERYQTIYAKEEGAVAAPTAGLHFSKHLLKRLEIKGIDFAEVTLHVGLGTFNPVEVEDLSKHKMDSEELIISQEACDIVNQAKAKKKKICCIGTTSMRAIESSVSSARTLNPYTGWTNKFIFPPYDFSIADCMVTNFHTPKSTLLMMISAFCGHDLMKKAYEEAIKEKYRFYSYGDAMLII; encoded by the coding sequence ATGAAATTATCTCATTTCCAGTTTAATCTTCCAGCTGAATTGCTAGCTGAATTTCCTGCAGAAAATCGTGACGAAGCCAGATTAATGGTGGTCAACAGAAAAACTAAAACTATAGAGCACAAAGAATTCAAAGACATTATTGATTATTTTGATGATGGGGATGTAATGATTTTGAATAATACCAAAGTTTTCCCAGCCCGTATGTACGGAAACAAAGAAAAAACGGGTGCTAGAATTGAAGTTTTCTTATTAAGAGAATTAAATGCGGAACAACGTCTTTGGGATGTTTTAGTTGATCCTGCACGCAAAATCAGAATTGGGAACAAATTATATTTTGGTGATGATGATTCATTAGTAGCTGAAGTAATCGATAACACTACCTCTCGTGGAAGAACATTGCGTTTCTTGTACGACGGTTCGTATGACGAATTCAGAAGAAAATTAACAGAACTTGGAGAAACTCCAATTCCAAAATACATCAACAGAGAAGTAACAGAGGAAGATGCTGAGCGTTACCAAACTATCTATGCCAAAGAAGAAGGAGCCGTAGCTGCACCAACTGCAGGGTTGCACTTTTCTAAACATCTTTTAAAAAGATTAGAGATTAAAGGAATCGACTTTGCTGAGGTAACACTGCACGTAGGTTTAGGAACTTTTAATCCAGTTGAAGTAGAAGATTTATCAAAACATAAAATGGATTCTGAGGAATTAATCATTTCTCAAGAAGCGTGTGATATTGTAAATCAAGCCAAAGCTAAAAAGAAAAAAATCTGCTGTATCGGAACAACATCAATGCGCGCCATAGAAAGCTCTGTATCGTCAGCAAGAACCTTGAATCCTTATACAGGATGGACTAACAAATTCATTTTTCCTCCATACGATTTCAGCATTGCAGATTGTATGGTGACTAATTTCCACACACCAAAATCAACTTTATTAATGATGATTTCGGCTTTCTGTGGTCATGATTTAATGAAAAAAGCCTACGAAGAAGCTATTAAAGAAAAATACCGTTTCTACTCTTATGGTGATGCGATGTTGATTATCTAA
- the kynU gene encoding kynureninase: MTFQNTREFAQQLDSQDELKNYREEFIFPQHHNKNVIYFTGNSLGLQPKRTKNYVDEVMNDWANLAVEGHFYAEKPWWDYHERFANPLSKLVGAKPSEITVMNTLTVNLHLLMVTFYQPTKTRYKIICEEKAFPSDQYMFQTQVNFHGYKPEDVIVEIKRREGEHNIRLEDILAKINEVGDELALVLIGGVNYYTGQVFDMKTITEAGHKVGAKVGFDLAHAAGNIELQLHDWDVDFAAWCSYKYMNSGPGNASGCFIHEKHHTNKNLNRFGGWWGHNKERRFKMEPEYDPIVGADGWQVSNLPILSLAPYLASVEMFAEVGMDKLIQKRNQLTAYLEFILHEIDKEIEGTEFEIITPNNQEERACQLSVFLHGQGRSLFDYLMKNGVITDWREPNVIRLAPAPFYCSYEDMYEFGQILKKGILIVK; encoded by the coding sequence ATGACTTTCCAAAACACTCGCGAATTTGCGCAACAACTCGATTCTCAAGATGAATTAAAAAATTACCGAGAAGAGTTCATTTTTCCACAACACCATAATAAGAATGTAATTTACTTCACTGGAAATTCTTTAGGATTACAACCAAAACGAACCAAAAATTATGTTGATGAGGTAATGAATGATTGGGCTAATCTTGCTGTTGAAGGACATTTTTATGCCGAAAAACCTTGGTGGGATTATCATGAAAGATTTGCCAATCCTCTAAGTAAATTGGTTGGAGCAAAGCCTTCTGAAATCACGGTTATGAATACGTTGACTGTGAATTTACATTTGTTAATGGTGACTTTTTATCAGCCAACAAAAACACGATATAAAATCATTTGCGAAGAAAAAGCATTTCCTTCTGACCAATATATGTTTCAAACTCAAGTCAATTTTCATGGTTATAAACCTGAGGACGTAATTGTTGAAATCAAAAGAAGAGAAGGCGAACACAACATTCGATTAGAAGATATTCTTGCCAAAATAAATGAAGTGGGAGATGAGTTAGCTTTAGTACTAATAGGAGGTGTTAATTATTACACCGGTCAAGTGTTTGACATGAAAACCATCACAGAGGCCGGACATAAAGTAGGAGCGAAAGTCGGTTTCGATTTAGCGCATGCTGCTGGGAATATTGAGTTGCAATTGCACGATTGGGATGTTGATTTTGCGGCTTGGTGTAGTTACAAATACATGAATTCTGGACCAGGAAATGCTTCAGGATGCTTTATTCATGAGAAGCATCATACTAACAAAAACTTAAATCGCTTTGGAGGTTGGTGGGGGCATAATAAAGAACGTCGCTTCAAAATGGAACCAGAATATGACCCTATTGTTGGAGCTGATGGATGGCAAGTAAGTAATTTACCTATTTTGTCTTTAGCTCCTTATTTAGCCTCTGTTGAAATGTTTGCCGAAGTGGGTATGGATAAACTAATCCAAAAAAGAAATCAATTAACAGCTTACTTAGAATTTATTCTACACGAAATTGATAAAGAAATCGAAGGAACAGAATTTGAAATCATAACGCCAAATAATCAAGAAGAACGGGCCTGCCAACTTTCTGTTTTTCTTCACGGACAAGGAAGGAGTTTATTTGACTATTTAATGAAAAACGGAGTAATTACGGATTGGCGCGAACCGAATGTAATCCGTTTAGCACCAGCACCATTTTATTGTTCTTATGAAGATATGTATGAATTCGGACAAATCCTTAAAAAAGGGATTTTAATAGTAAAATAA